In Prunus dulcis chromosome 1, ALMONDv2, whole genome shotgun sequence, the following are encoded in one genomic region:
- the LOC117635328 gene encoding probable methyltransferase PMT5 isoform X1, protein MRSSWSNKLSLIFGPRPPLNWLLLCLISVLALIAVLGSSSSNTFDSLTPISVPDIYTNYRRLKEQAAVDYLELRSLSLGASRQRELGLCGRERENYVPCYNVSANLFAGFKDGEEFDRQCEVSRNRERCLVRPPKDYKIPLRWPAGRDVIWSGNVKITKDQFLSSGSMTKRLMLLEENQIAFHSEDGLIFYVVEDYSLQIAKMLGLNDDSQFLQAGVQTVLDIGCGFGGFGAHLVSLNVMAICIAAYEATGSQVQLTLERGLPAMIGNFITRQLPFPTLSFLKWFIAQCGIVWDKKDWMLLLEVDRVLKPGGYFILTSSTSQPYGSSLSMKNSMLTPMEELTLKICWTLKAQQYETLIWQKTVVSDCYTSRKQGAIPLCNEGHDVRSYYKPLVSCISGTTNKRWTPIRNRSSSPHQLNSAELEIHGVQPDDFFEDLQIWRSALKNYWSLLTPLIFSDHPKRPGDEDPLPPFNMIRNVMDMSAHYGGLNAAFLEERKSVWVMNVVPVNALYTLPLILDLGFAGVLHDWCEPFPTYPRTYDLLHANGLLSHLSSERCSMMDLFLEMDRILRPEGWVVLCDKVGAIEMARMFATQIRWEARVIDLQNGSDQRLLVCQKPFVKK, encoded by the exons ATGAGAAGCTCCTGGTCCAATAAACTTTCTCTCATTTTTGGCCCTAGACCGCCACTCAATTGGTTACTCTTGTGCCTCATTAGTGTTCTTGCACTAATTGCAGTGCTGGGATCATCCTCTTCAAATACATTTGACTCTCTAACTCCCATTTCAGTACCCGACATCTATACAAACTATAGAAGGCTAAAGGAGCAAGCAGCGGTTGATTATCTGGAGCTGAGGTCTCTCTCACTAGGGGCTAGTCGACAAAGAGAGCTTGGCCTTTgtggcagagaaagagaaaattatgTGCCTTGTTACAATGTTTCAGCAAACCTTTTTGCGGGGTTTAAAGATGGGGAGGAGTTTGATAGGCAGTGTGAAGTATCAAGAAACAGAGAACGGTGCCTGGTTCGCCCTCCTAAGGACTATAAGATTCCCCTGAGGTGGCCAGCTGGTAGGGATGTGATATGGAGTGGAAACGTGAAGATAACCAAAGACCAATTTCTTTCGTCTGGGAGCATGACCAAAAG GTTGATGTTActagaagaaaatcaaattgccTTTCACTCTGAGGatggtttgattttttatgtTGTCGAGGATTATTCTCTTCAAATTGCGAAGATGCTAGGTTTAAATGATGAttctcaatttcttcaagCCGGT GTGCAGACTGTACTAGATATTGGTTGCGGTTTTGGTGGCTTTGGAGCTCATTTAGTATCACTAAATGTAATGGCTATTTGTATCGCGGCATATGAGGCAACTGGCAGTCAAGTTCAATTGACCCTTGAGAGAGGTCTTCCAGCAATGATTGGCAATTTCATTACAAGACAGCTTCCATTTCCAACGTTGTCCTTTTTGAAATGGTTCATTGCTCAATGTGGTATTGTTTGGGACAAAAAAG ATTGGATGTTGCTTTTAGAAGTTGACCGGGTACTCAAGCCTGGTGGCTACTTTATTTTGACCTCATCCACAAGCCAGCCATATGGAAGTTCTTTGAGCATGAAGAATAGCATGTTGACTCCAATGGAGGAATTGACCCTGAAAATCTGTTGGACTTTAAAAGCTCAGCAATATGAAACTTTAATATGGCAGAAAACTGTGGTTTCTGATTGCTATACATCTCG CAAGCAGGGTGCTATACCACTTTGTAATGAAGGGCATGATGTTCGGTCATATTATAAGCCTCTCGTATCATGTATAAGTGGGACCACCAACAAACGCTGGACTCCAATCCGAAATAGGTCCTCAAGTCCCCATCAGTTGAACTCAGCTGAGCTTGAAATTCATG GAGTTCAGCCTGACGATTTCTTTGAAGACTTACAGATTTGGAGATCAGCTCTGAAAAACTATTGGTCTTTGCTTACACCCTTGATTTTCTCTGACCATCCAAAGAGACCAGGTGATGAAGACCCATTACCTCCATTCAACATGATACGCAATGTGATGGACATGAGTGCTCACTATGGGGGTTTAAATGCTGCTTTTCTGGAGGAAAGAAAATCAGTTTGGGTGATGAATGTTGTGCCTGTCAATGCTCTCTATACACTTCCTCTCATACTAGATCTAGGTTTTGCTGGTGTTTTACATGACTG GTGTGAACCGTTCCCTACATATCCTCGAACATATGATTTGCTGCATGCGAACGGGCTGCTCTCGCATCTGTCTTCAGAGAGGTGCAGCATGATGGATTTATTCTTGGAGATGGATCGGATTCTGCGACCTGAG GGATGGGTTGTTCTCTGTGATAAAGTGGGAGCTATTGAGATGGCGCGCATGTTTGCTACACAAATACGTTGGGAAGCAAGGGTGATCGACCTTCAGAATGGCAGTGACCAACGACTACTTGTTTGCCAAAAACCATTCGTGAAAAAATGA
- the LOC117635328 gene encoding probable methyltransferase PMT4 isoform X2 yields MEWKREDNQRPISFVWEHDQKVQTVLDIGCGFGGFGAHLVSLNVMAICIAAYEATGSQVQLTLERGLPAMIGNFITRQLPFPTLSFLKWFIAQCGIVWDKKDWMLLLEVDRVLKPGGYFILTSSTSQPYGSSLSMKNSMLTPMEELTLKICWTLKAQQYETLIWQKTVVSDCYTSRKQGAIPLCNEGHDVRSYYKPLVSCISGTTNKRWTPIRNRSSSPHQLNSAELEIHGVQPDDFFEDLQIWRSALKNYWSLLTPLIFSDHPKRPGDEDPLPPFNMIRNVMDMSAHYGGLNAAFLEERKSVWVMNVVPVNALYTLPLILDLGFAGVLHDWCEPFPTYPRTYDLLHANGLLSHLSSERCSMMDLFLEMDRILRPEGWVVLCDKVGAIEMARMFATQIRWEARVIDLQNGSDQRLLVCQKPFVKK; encoded by the exons ATGGAGTGGAAACGTGAAGATAACCAAAGACCAATTTCTTTCGTCTGGGAGCATGACCAAAAG GTGCAGACTGTACTAGATATTGGTTGCGGTTTTGGTGGCTTTGGAGCTCATTTAGTATCACTAAATGTAATGGCTATTTGTATCGCGGCATATGAGGCAACTGGCAGTCAAGTTCAATTGACCCTTGAGAGAGGTCTTCCAGCAATGATTGGCAATTTCATTACAAGACAGCTTCCATTTCCAACGTTGTCCTTTTTGAAATGGTTCATTGCTCAATGTGGTATTGTTTGGGACAAAAAAG ATTGGATGTTGCTTTTAGAAGTTGACCGGGTACTCAAGCCTGGTGGCTACTTTATTTTGACCTCATCCACAAGCCAGCCATATGGAAGTTCTTTGAGCATGAAGAATAGCATGTTGACTCCAATGGAGGAATTGACCCTGAAAATCTGTTGGACTTTAAAAGCTCAGCAATATGAAACTTTAATATGGCAGAAAACTGTGGTTTCTGATTGCTATACATCTCG CAAGCAGGGTGCTATACCACTTTGTAATGAAGGGCATGATGTTCGGTCATATTATAAGCCTCTCGTATCATGTATAAGTGGGACCACCAACAAACGCTGGACTCCAATCCGAAATAGGTCCTCAAGTCCCCATCAGTTGAACTCAGCTGAGCTTGAAATTCATG GAGTTCAGCCTGACGATTTCTTTGAAGACTTACAGATTTGGAGATCAGCTCTGAAAAACTATTGGTCTTTGCTTACACCCTTGATTTTCTCTGACCATCCAAAGAGACCAGGTGATGAAGACCCATTACCTCCATTCAACATGATACGCAATGTGATGGACATGAGTGCTCACTATGGGGGTTTAAATGCTGCTTTTCTGGAGGAAAGAAAATCAGTTTGGGTGATGAATGTTGTGCCTGTCAATGCTCTCTATACACTTCCTCTCATACTAGATCTAGGTTTTGCTGGTGTTTTACATGACTG GTGTGAACCGTTCCCTACATATCCTCGAACATATGATTTGCTGCATGCGAACGGGCTGCTCTCGCATCTGTCTTCAGAGAGGTGCAGCATGATGGATTTATTCTTGGAGATGGATCGGATTCTGCGACCTGAG GGATGGGTTGTTCTCTGTGATAAAGTGGGAGCTATTGAGATGGCGCGCATGTTTGCTACACAAATACGTTGGGAAGCAAGGGTGATCGACCTTCAGAATGGCAGTGACCAACGACTACTTGTTTGCCAAAAACCATTCGTGAAAAAATGA